The Arachis hypogaea cultivar Tifrunner chromosome 14, arahy.Tifrunner.gnm2.J5K5, whole genome shotgun sequence genome has a segment encoding these proteins:
- the LOC112744212 gene encoding subtilisin-like protease SBT3 has translation MEPSFVYSLKLILFLIIITTPWFLLSLHGYNNNVDESSTYSTYIVHMDKSQFPNIFTTHHDWFEATIQSSKPSFHISNSNKRPSKKQLLYSYNHAMYGFSATLSSEELNSLRNSYGFISAYPDRTATMDTTHTFEFLSLDPSFGLWNASNLGEGVIVGVIDSGVWPESESFKDDGMEKKLPLKWKGTCEEGEEFNASMCNLKLIGARYFNKGLVAAKPNVTIKMNSPRDYDGHGTHTSSTVAGNYVHGANFFGYAKGVARGIAPRARVAIYKVSWEEGRQASDILAGMDQAIGDGVDVISASMGLDKVPLYEDSIAIASFAAMEKGIVVSSSAGNEGPKLGTLHNGIPWVINVAASSIDRTFGSLVLGNGETIIGWTLFAADAIVQDLQLVYDDTLSACNSSHMLSEVVAATSDGIIVCKASNSISVFDQIKLVTMTNVKGAVFISDDPELTEWGHLYSPSIVITSKDAKSVINYAQSNKNPKATINFQQTFLGIKPSPVAAHYSSRGPSPSFPWILKPDIMAPGTRVLAAYIPHKTTATIGTNVFLSSHYNIQSGTSMACPHVSAVAALLKAARPEWGVAAIKSAIMTTANFLDNTENLIRDNANPNEFASPLAIGAGEIDPNRALDPGLVYDATPQDYVNLLCGLNYSYDQILTITRSRSYDCSNPSLDLNYPSFIVFYSKESESVIHKFRRTVTNVGEGGATYRVKVREPMESMVTVLPNTLVFKDKNEKQSYEVHIMYVKKDNKSNNNVSFGDIVWVEDGGKHTVRSPIVVAPSGIV, from the exons ATGGAACCTAGCTTTGTCTATTCACTTAAATTAATCTTGTTCCTTATCATCATCACTACTCCATGGTTTCTATTGTCCCTTCATGGCTATAATAATAATGTTGATGAGAGTTCAACTTATTCTACATACATAGTCCATATGGACAAATCTCAATTTCCTAACATATTCACAACCCACCATGATTGGTTTGAGGCCACAATTCAATCTTCAAAACCATCCTTTCACATATCAAATAGTAATAAAAGACCATCAAAAAAACAATTATTGTACTCATATAATCATGCAATGTATGGTTTTAGTGCAACCTTATCTTCAGAAGAGTTAAACTCTCTTAGAAACTCATATGGATTTATTTCAGCATATCCTGATAGAACCGCCACAATGGACACAACACACACCTTTGAGTTTCTCTCTTTAGACCCTTCTTTTGGGCTATGGAATGCTTCAAACCTTGGTGAGGGTGTGATTGTGGGTGTGATTGATAGCGGGGTGTGGCCTGAGAGTGAGAGCTTCAAAGATGATGGAATGGAAAAGAAGCTTCCATTGAAATGGAAAGGGACATGTGAGGAAGGTGAAGAGTTCAATGCCTCCATGTGCAACTTGAAGCTCATTGGTGCAAGGTATTTCAACAAGGGTTTGGTTGCTGCAAAACCTAATGTCACAATCAAGATGAACTCACCTAGGGATTATGATGGACATGGAACTCACACATCATCCACTGTTGCTGGAAACTATGTTCATGGTGCCAATTTCTTTGGCTATGCCAAAGGTGTGGCTAGAGGCATTGCACCAAGGGCTAGGGTTGCCATATACAAG GTATCTTGGGAGGAGGGTCGTCAGGCTTCTGATATATTGGCCGGAATGGACCAAGCAATTGGTGATGGAGTTGATGTGATTTCAGCTTCAATGGGGCTTGATAAAGTTCCACTATATGAGGACTCCATAGCCATAGCTTCTTTTGCAGCAATGGAGAAAGGCATTGTTGTTTCATCTTCTGCAGGTAATGAAGGTCCAAAGCTTGGAACTTTACACAATGGAATCCCTTGGGTTATAAATGTGGCTGCAAGCTCCATTGATCGTACATTTGGTAGCTTGGTTCTTGGAAATGGTGAAACCATCATTGGTTGGACATTGTTTGCAGCAGATGCTATTGTTCAAGATCTTCAACTTGTTTATGATGACACTTTATCAGCTTGCAACTCTTCGCACATGTTAAGTGAG GTTGTTGCTGCCACATCTGATGGGATCATTGTATGCAAGGCCAGCAATTCAATTTCTGTGTTTGATCAAATAAAATTAGTGACTATGACGAATGTAAAAGGAGCAGTGTTCATCTCAGATGATCCTGAACTAACTGAATGGGGACATCTCTATTCTCCTAGCATTGTAATTACTTCTAAAGATGCAAAATCTGTGATCAATTATGCACAGAGCAACAAGAATCCAAAAGCCACCATCAATTTTCAACAAACATTTCTTGGAATCAAGCCATCACCGGTTGCTGCACATTATAGTTCAAGAGGACCTTCACCTAGTTTTCCATGGATCTTAAAACCTGATATAATGGCACCAGGAACTAGGGTTTTAGCTGCTTATATTCCTCACAAAACAACAGCAACAATTGGCACAAATGTCTTCCTTTCAAGTCACTATAATATTCAATCCGGAACTTCAATGGCTTGCCCTCATGTTTCTGCGGTTGCGGCACTTCTTAAAGCAGCACGTCCCGAATGGGGCGTTGCTGCTATTAAGTCAGCAATAATGACTACTGCTAATTTTCTCGATAACACAGAGAATTTAATTAGGGATAATGCTAACCCTAATGAATTTGCTTCACCTCTTGCAATTGGAGCTGGTGAGATTGATCCTAATAGAGCACTTGATCCAGGTTTGGTATATGATGCTACCCCACAAGATTATGTTAATCTCCTTTGTGGTTTGAACTATAGTTATGACCAAATATTAACAATTACTAGGTCAAGATCCTATGATTGTTCAAACCCATCACTTGATCTTAATTACCCTTCATTTATAGTTTTCTATAGCAAGGAATCAGAATCAGTGATTCACAAATTTAGGAGGACAGTGACTAATGTTGGAGAGGGTGGGGCTACATATAGGGTTAAGGTGAGAGAACCAATGGAGTCTATGGTCACAGTGTTACCTAATACATTGGTATTCAAAGATAAGAATGAGAAGCAGAGTTATGAGGTTCACATAATGTATGTGAAGAAGGacaataaaagtaataataatgtGTCGTTTGGGGACATTGTTTGGGTTGAAGATGGTGGAAAACACACAGTTAGGAGCCCTATTGTTGTCGCACCAAGTGGAATTGTATGA
- the LOC112744213 gene encoding wall-associated receptor kinase-like 1: protein MELHYYLYILSINLCFLLFLPESLYSQQVYLNGTVYDCSDTPSTPKGYLCNGLKKSCTSFIVFRSKHPYDNPASIAYLLDSEASIIASINKLSNNARIPSNRPIIVPVFCSCHGNIYSHDASYTVKNNDTYFELVKTTYQGLTTCQALMGQNYYPPNGLPIGAELTVPLLCACPTENQTSTGVTSLLVDLINYGHTLKSIGESYGVGEQSMLEANEPQNKNSSSFTLLALTPILVPLRGKSCKEDPNSFYCNCSKEFLADGSLKGIYCDESDGQKFPAKLVVCIGVSIGVGFLCFFLLGYKLYQYIQKKRERIHKEKLFKQNGGYLLQEKVSSSLGNGSQKVIIKLFTAEELQRATDNYNWSRFLGQGGYGKVYKGMLPDGTIVAVKRSKEIERNQIETFVNEVVILSQINHRNIVKLLGCCLETEAPLLVYEFIPNGTLAQHIHNKHHESSSPLSWDSRLRIACEVAGAVAYMHSSASIPIFHRDIKPTNILLDSNYSAKVSDFGTSRSLPQDKTHLTTQIGGTFGYIDPEYFQSSQFSDKSDVYSFGVVLVEIITGKKPISFIEEDEGQNLIAEFISVMKENKVCDILDPKVLKEAKKDEIVAISNLAMRCLRLNGKKRPTMKEVSAELESLRKVQSSMLVDNHDHHHDESTNNDEKLLHKHNNSVVQEYAEESILLSLQLQMESSSF from the exons ATGGAGCTTCACTACTATCTCTACATTCTCTCAATAAACCTATGCTTCTTGTTATTTTTACCTGAATCACTCTATTCCCAACAAGTGTACCTAAATGGAACAGTTTATGATTGCAGTGATACCCCTTCTACACCAAAAGGGTACCTTTGCAATGGCCTCAAGAAATCGTGCACGTCATTCATTGTTTTCAGGTCCAAACACCCTTATGATAACCCTGCAAGCATTGCATACCTTCTTGACTCTGAAGCATCAATCATAGCCTCAATCAACAAGCTCTCAAACAATGCAAGAATCCCTTCTAACAGACCCATCATTGTTCCTGTTTTCTGTTCATGTCATGGAAATATATATAGCCATGATGCTTCTTACACTGTCAAGAACAATGACACATACTTTGAATTG GTAAAAACAACTTACCAAGGACTAACAACATGCCAAGCATTGATGGGGCAGAATTACTATCCCCCTAATGGACTTCCAATTGGTGCTGAACTCACAGTTCCTTTGTTATGTGCTTGTCCAACAGAAAATCAAACTTCAACAGGTGTCACTTCCTTATTGGTTGATTTGATCAACTATGGTCACACCTTGAAGTCCATAGGAGAATCTTATGGTGTTGGTGAACAAAGTATGTTAGAGGCTAATGAGccacaaaataaaaatagtagCAGCTTCACCCTCTTGGCCTTGACACCTATCTTGGTTCCTCTAAGAGGAAAGAGTTGCAAAGAGGATCCAAATAGTTTCTATTGTAACTGTTCTAAGGAATTTCTTGCTGATGGAAGCTTAAAGGGGATTTATTGTGATGAGTCTGATGGTCAAAAATTCCCTGCCAAATTGGTTGTTTGCATTG GTGTTAGCATTGGTGTaggctttctttgtttctttctcttggGTTATAAACTATACCAATACATacagaaaaagagagaaaggatTCACAAGGAAAAGCTATTCAAACAGAATGGTGGCTACTTGTTACAAGAGAAAGTGTCATCATCACTTGGAAATGGATCCCAAAAGGTAATAATAAAGCTTTTCACAGCTGAGGAGCTTCAAAGAGCAACAGATAACTACAACTGGAGCAGGTTTCTTGGTCAAGGTGGATATGGAAAAGTCTACAAAGGAATGCTACCTGATGGAACCATAGTAGCTGTTAAGAGATCTAAAGAGATTGAGAGGAACCAGATTGAGACTTTTGTCAATGAAGTTGTCATTTTATCACAGATTAATCACAG GAACATTGTGAAGCTCTTGGGGTGCTGTCTTGAGACAGAAGCACCATTACTAGTCTATGAGTTCATTCCTAATGGAACACTTGCACAACATATTCATAACAAACACCATGAATCATCTTCACCACTTTCATGGGATAGCCGGCTTCGAATTGCATGCGAGGTAGCCGGAGCAGTGGCTTATATGCATTCTTCAGCTTCAATTCCCATCTTCCATAGAGATATCAAACCTACTAACATACTCTTAGATAGTAACTATAGTGCAAAAGTGTCTGATTTTGGAACATCAAGATCATTGCCACAAGACAAAACTCACTTGACAACACAAATAGGAGGAACTTTCGGATACATCGACCCTGAATATTTCCAATCTAGTCAATTTTCGGATAAGAGTGACGTATATAGTTTTGGAGTTGTGCTTGTTGAAATCATAACTGGGAAGAAGCCGATTTCATTTATAGAAGAAGATGAGGGTCAGAATTTGATTGCTGAATTCATTTCTGTGATGAAGGAGAACAAAGTTTGTGATATCTTGGATCCCAAGGTATTGAAGGAAGCTAAGAAGGATGAGATTGTTGCAATTTCAAATCTTGCAATGAGGTGTTTGAGGCTAAATGGGAAAAAAAGGCCAACAATGAAAGAGGTTTCAGCTGAGTTGGAATCATTGAGGAAGGTACAAAGTTCCATGTTGGTTGATAACCATGATCATCATCATGATGAATCAACAAACAATGATGAAAAATTATTGCATAAACACAACAATAGTGTAGTACAAGAATATGCAGAGGAGAGCATTTTGCTGTCATTACAATTACAAATGGAGTCCTCATCCTTCTAA